One Electrophorus electricus isolate fEleEle1 chromosome 10, fEleEle1.pri, whole genome shotgun sequence genomic region harbors:
- the dedd1 gene encoding death effector domain-containing 1 — protein MATVRCPRYSLHWEETDCLSYYDLLSLHEVFEIVGSQLTETDVEVLSFLLDETYPGKHPLDPEGWTEDISPDPSMPLNPPCPRLLEAWRWVRPRADLCHTANQHRPKSGVEMLLELERRGFLNEGNLEPLLQLLRILTRHDLLPFVSSKKRRTVSPERESMNYTDVESRERILSSSHTDPTSLENTHTSQLRTGVGSDITATAPSRRKRGRGCGRTRGRGWSRRPTDTSEIPPQPAPNKVTCDIRLRVRAEYSEHESALRGRVSSDKQQLLERQFELFSRASLLLRARDLGSIVCDIKFSELANLDAFWADYLSGALLEALKGVFITDSLKRAAGQEGVRLLVSVDQDDYEEGRRLLLSQQEAGNVSGSTWSS, from the exons atggcaacagtccGCTGCCCGAGGTACTCTCTGCACTGGGAGGAAACTGATTGCCTGAGTTACTATGACCTGCTGTCTCTTCATGAAGTGTTTGAAATTGTCGGCTCCCAGCTGACAGAGACTGATGTTGAAGTTCTGTCATTTCTTCTTGATGAAACATATCCTGGGAAGCACCCTCTTGATCCAGAGGGATGGACAGAGGACATTTCCCCAGACCCTTCCATGCCCCTGAATCCCCCGTGCCCTCGGCTCTTGGAAGCTTGGCGTTGGGTACGTCCACGGGCCGACCTTTGCCATACTGCCAACCAACACAGACCGAAGAGTGGCGTTGAGATGCTGCTCGAACTGGAGAGGCGAGGCTTTTTAAACGAAGGGAACCTGGAACCTTTGTTACAGCTTCTTAGAATTCTTACACGACATGATCTCTTGCCTTTTGTGTccagcaaaaaaagaagaacag TGTCACCTGAGAGAGAATCCATGAACTATACAGATGTGGAAAGCAGAGAACGCATACTCTCTAgttcacacacagacccaacatctctggaaaacacacacacctctcagttgAGGACAG GTGTTGGCTCAGACATTACAGCAACTGCCCCCTCCCGAAGAAAACGGGGGAGAGGGTGTGGCCGGACCAGGGGGCGTGGCTGGAGCAGAAGGCCCACGGACACGTCAGAAATTCCGCCTCAGCCTgcacctaataaagtgacctGCG ACATCCGGCTGCGTGTGCGGGCGGAGTACTCCGAGCATGAGTCGGCCCTGCGTGGGCGTGTCTCCTCGGACAAGCAGCAGCTGCTTGAGCGCCAGTTTGAGCTGTTCAGCCGGGCCAGCCTGCTGCTGCGCGCCCGGGACCTTGGCTCCATCGTCTGCGACATCAAGTTCTCCGAGCTGGCCAACCTGGATGCCTTCTGGGCCGATTACCTGAGCGGGGCGCTCCTTGAGGCGCTCAAGGGCGTCTTCATCACGGACTCGTTGAAGAGGGCAGCAGGGCAGGAAGGTGTGCGGCTGCTGGTCAGCGTGGACCAGGACGACTATGAGGAGGGCCGGAGACTTCTGCTCAGCCAGCAGGAAGCTGGCAACGTGAGTGGCAGTACGTGGAG TTCCTGA